The Streptomyces sp. NBC_00102 genome segment TCGGGCGTTTCTCGGTGCAATCCGTGCACCAAGAGCGGAATGACCGGTCGGGAGAAGATCTACTGCCTCGTCGAGGCCGGCGACCGGCCCGACCTCGAACTGAAGGTGAGGGCCGGCACGTCGAAGGGCGCCCTGCCGACCGTCACGCACTCGACGGTAAAGCTGATCGGCATGGGTGACCATGTCGCTCGGCCGCAGACCGGCCGGACCACGATGTCGCGGAGGGGTTCCACGTGGGCCTAGTTCTCGCCTACGTACTCATCCTGCCTGCGGTGATCCTCCTGGGATGGATCGCTTCCTGGTGGGGAACCCGGCGTATGCGGTGGATCGGGCTGTCCGTCGCGGCCGCTGCCTCAGTGGTCTGCGCCGTCATCGGCCAGGACGCCATGGGCCCACGGACCGACCCGCACACCCTCGGCTGCGCCTCGGCGTTGGAGTGCACGGACCTGCGCCCGGCCTTCGTCATCGCGTCCGGGCTGCTCGGGTTCGTGGTCTGTCTGGCGCTGGTGGTCCTGACGCTCGTGGCCGAGTTCGTCGTGAGCGTTCGGAGGAAGGTGCCGGCCCGACCCGGGCTTTAGGACCGGGCTGTAGAGCTGGGGTGTAGGGCTGGGGTGCCATGGCTGCTTGCGCCGCTGTCATGGGGTTTTCGCTGATCTCGGTTCTCAGCTTTCGAGCACTCCGCGAGCGCGTAACCTGACCCGGATCAGTCACCGATCCGCAAGGTTGTTCTGGTATGCGCATGTTATTGCTTATGCCGTTATCCATTGTCACGGGCGCCGTGACGGGAACGGGCGGCCCCCTCCTCGACGCGTCCACCCGTACCGGTGTGCTGGGGGCGGTACTCGTCGCCGGCTGGTGCTACGCGTCCATCCCCTTCTGCCTCGGGATGGCAGGGGCGTCCAGGTGGAAAGCCGTCATCAGCGGTACGACCGCGTTGATCGTGGCTGTGATCTCCTACTACTCGCTCAAGGCTGTCCAGGGTGATTTCAGGACAGTTGATTTCTCGGACACCAGTGGCCGAGAGTTCTTTTCGTGGAGCGGATTCGCCTCCATGACGTTGTACTGGTGCGTCGCGGCTCTGGTCCTGGGGCCGCCGCTCGGTGTGGCGGGCTGGATGGCCCGTCACGGGGCGATTCGCCTGCCGTTCAGGCTCGTCATCCCTGTGATCGCCTTGGCCGAGACGGCGATGCGGTTGCGGGTCGAAGCATCCACGGCTTCGTCCCCAGCGGTCATGGCCTGGGAACTCGTTCGGGCAACGGCTCTGGCGCTGATCGTGCTGCTCGTCGGGGTGGCGGTATGGAAAAGGCGCCACCGTCATGAAACGTCGAGGCCGGCGCCGGCGACCTCGCCCAGGACGAGCGGGTCGTCGCATTCCGGAAACCCTGGCGAGCGGTAGAACGCCCGCGCGCCGGGGCGCTCACGGTGCGTTGCTCCTCCGGGGGACGCGGGATGCGCCGCCGGGTCCGTCCGCCCGGGCCGCGTCGTCGGGTGCGCGACAGGGGGCGTCAGGAGCGGAGGGCGAACGGAGCGAGGTGTGTCCGAGCCATGCGCAGGTGCTTCCCTCCCCGTGGGGTGACTGGTGTTTCAGGACAGCAGACTCACCGTCGTCGCGAAAACGCCATAGATGCCACCCGCTGCCAGTCCGGCTCCGATCAGCCGCTGGAATGCGAAGGATGAGAAGAACCCGCGGTCTTCACGCCCGCCGAGACTCTCGTGATATTTGCCCGGAAGGCCGCGGAAGTTCATCGCGACGCACAAGCCGATACAGAGAAGAACGATGGCGAGTGGCAAGGTGACCCAGGCGGGCGCGGGATCACTCGCGGCGGACGCGGAAACCATTCCGACCTTCACGGTGTCGGCCTCCACTCTGTTCATGCTCCTGGACGGATCGTCTGACGAGGCTGAGGCAAAGGGCTGTCCCTCAGTCCCTGGTGGATGCCTGGTGGGTGCGCGACGCCGGCCCCGGCACCTTGCCGCGTCGTCGGAACGTCCACCTGTATTCAGTATGCGGACGGCCCCTACGCCGGCCGGCAAGCGGTCCTGACGTCGACGCCGGACACCACCTCGGCCAGCTCCAAGGAAGCAGGGAGCAGGCCCTCTTGGCCCGCGTCGCTGCGGGAGCAGCGGCCCGGCCAGGTTATTCGGTTGTGGACCTCCGGTAGGGAGCGTCTGATCCCGGCTATGACAATTGTGCTGCAGAAGCCGTCTGTTGATGGGGTGCGCGAGGCCATGGCCGCGCTGCGGGAATGGCAGTACGACGAAGCGCCGATGCAGTTGCACTCCGGGGACATCGGCTGGACCTACCGGTTCGGAGCGGTCGAGACGGCCGCGGGGGTCCGGACCTGGAGTCGGGACGGGCGGATTCTCGCGGTCGGGATGCTCGACACGCCGACGCTTGTGCGGATGACGGTAGCTCCGGACGCCTTCCAGGATCAGGACTTGGCGCGCCGGCTCGTCGAGGATTTCTCGCTGCCCGAGCGCGGCGTGCTGCCGGAAGGAGCAGTGTCCGTCGAGGCGCCGCTGGGCCTGCTGCTCCACGACCTGCTGAGCAAGGAGGGCTGGGGCGTCGACGAGCCGTGGACGCCGCTCTTCCGCTGCCTCGCCGAGCCGGTGGAGGACCCCGGCGTGCGGATCGAGTCGATCGGCCCGGAGCAGGCGCAGGACTTCGCCGACGTCCTGCGCTCGGCGTTCAACACCTCTCTGCCTACGCGTGATTATTGGCACGAGATGTCGGCGGGACCGTTCTACGCCGACGCCCGCTGCCTGGGTGCCTACGACGACCGGGGCAGCGTGGCGGCGGTGGTGACGGTGTGGTCGGCCGGCCCGGGGAAGCCGGGGCTGGTCGAGCCGATGGGCGTCCACGAGGACCACCGTGGTCGCGGATACGGCCGGGCGATCACTGTGGCCGGGGCGGCCGCGCTGCGGGAGACGGGATCGTCGAGCGTTCGTGTGTGCACGCCGAGTTCCAACGTCGGCGGCGTCGCCACGTACAGGGCGGCCCGGTTCGAGGTACGGCCGGAGGTGCGGGACCGGATCCGGACGGCCTGACGCCGGGGTTGCTCGGAAAGGCGGCGGTCTGAGGCGTGGATCTTCTGGCAGGTGAGGAGTGCGCCGCCGTTACGCCGTTCGGCTCATCCCCGCCGATCCGGGCCCGCCGTCACCGAAGTGGCCCCCGCCCGTGGGGGATTCTCGGGCGGAGGGGTTCCTGCCGGAGTACCGGCGCGGGAACCGTCCGGTCCACAGTGCGGGAGAAGAGCGGTGAGCGACGGTCTGCGGATCACGGACGGCGAACGAGTGAGGTCGGCCGGTCCGGGGGAATCGGCCCCCTCGGCCCCAGCTCGCACCGTCCGGTGGTCCCTGCGGATTCCGTGGTCTCCGTGGTCCCCGTGGCCGTGGTCCCCGTGGTCCCGGAGCGCGACGGTGGTCGTGGCCGCCGTGGCCGGCGCCTTCCCGCTGGCCCAACTCCTGTTGGTGAGACCCGCGATGGGCCTCGGCTGGGACGAGTCCGTCTACGTCAGTCAGGTCGCCTCCCACGCGCCCGCCTCGTTCTTCAGCGCCCCTCGGGCCCGGGGCGTCCCGCTGCTGGTGGCCCCGGTCGCCGCCTGGTCGTCCTCGACCGAGCCGCTGCGGATCTACCTGGCCGTCCTGTCCGGCCTCGGCCTCTTCCTCGCACTCCGCGCCTGGCGCCAAGTCCTTCCCGCCAGCGTGCTCGCGACCGCGGGCGCCCTGTTCGCCACCTTGTGGGTGACGCTGTTCTACGGGCCGCAGGCCATGCCCAACTACTGGGTAGCCGTCGGCGCCTTGGCCGGTACGGGCTGCTTC includes the following:
- a CDS encoding GNAT family N-acetyltransferase, encoding MTIVLQKPSVDGVREAMAALREWQYDEAPMQLHSGDIGWTYRFGAVETAAGVRTWSRDGRILAVGMLDTPTLVRMTVAPDAFQDQDLARRLVEDFSLPERGVLPEGAVSVEAPLGLLLHDLLSKEGWGVDEPWTPLFRCLAEPVEDPGVRIESIGPEQAQDFADVLRSAFNTSLPTRDYWHEMSAGPFYADARCLGAYDDRGSVAAVVTVWSAGPGKPGLVEPMGVHEDHRGRGYGRAITVAGAAALRETGSSSVRVCTPSSNVGGVATYRAARFEVRPEVRDRIRTA
- a CDS encoding DUF6518 family protein; translation: MLLLMPLSIVTGAVTGTGGPLLDASTRTGVLGAVLVAGWCYASIPFCLGMAGASRWKAVISGTTALIVAVISYYSLKAVQGDFRTVDFSDTSGREFFSWSGFASMTLYWCVAALVLGPPLGVAGWMARHGAIRLPFRLVIPVIALAETAMRLRVEASTASSPAVMAWELVRATALALIVLLVGVAVWKRRHRHETSRPAPATSPRTSGSSHSGNPGER